The DNA sequence GTGAGATATTAAAGGGGAACgtagttttttttcaacctggggtctgttttcatatgtcatttcatacaagtgagtgatgcagaaatgaattttcgacatagctccagtattagCTAGGcagtcagcttagcagctcagctagcgaaaagtatggggcaacttgcccccccgcgtcaaagtccgccctaacgtgcttttttccccacactgaccggctcggatagtctcaacgagtgtcccacaacaaactagagatgagaagagaacgaaaacctccacattacctggcaatcgctatttgttgtcgtctgtatccaaagctcaggatgctagaaagcaaatctcgttccgaaatcgcgcgatagctcacACCAAAAGCTAtcgccggtcagtgtgggggaaaaaaagcacgttagggcggactttgacgcgggggggccagttgccccatacttttcgctagctgagctgctagctgagctccctgcctggctaaatactggagctatgtcgaaaattcatttctccatcactcacttgtatgaaatgacatatgaaaacagaccccaggttgaaaaaaaaaacgaagttcccctttaacatcTCCCAGTTCTAAACAATTAAACACAGCAACCAAGCCATTGGTTCTAGATCAACAAATTGCCTGTAAAATTTTCATATTGTATTTTTCAGCCCCGTGAGCACCACAAACAAACTCCTTTccattttcattgcagtgggGTGAGAAGAAAAATCTTGTAGGTAGATATTTGGACAAAAGTTGGacagtcaaaaataaacaataagcaCAAATCCCACGGAAAGATCAAAACCAGCTATGTTTTTCTTAACACTCTCTTACtttctccatctgtctgttAGTCTCTGACTAAAGGCAATTGGTTCTTACTGACAACAAATCTGTTTAGTTTTCAAAAACAGGTTAAAaatttactgcatttatttttttagtaattttataAATTAGCAAGGTactataccgggctttgcaaaagttctgttacactcggtttcatgatctttagagacgtttccttcttggagtgaaaaattccattgaataaactgaaagttctaccttataggcaggtgtccttaatacaaatttttttctccggtgaagttgtatcaagatgggagtcaaaagagttgagatatctgctctccttcgtgctgaacatcagccggatgactgtccacagagtcgcggagaggctaaagaatggtgaagacctgaaaggtcttcaccattcttgaaagatcactgaaagatcttcaccattcttcagcctctccgcgactctgtggacggtcattcGGCTGATGTTCaactgcttggctctgtcagacttgttgtggccagcatgaaggagagcagatatctcaactcttttgacttccatcttgatacaacttcaccggagaaaaaaaaattgtattaatgacacctgcctataaggtagaactttcagtttatttaatggaatttttcactccaacaagtaaacgtctctaaagatcatgaaaccgtgtaacagaacttttgcaaagcccggtagcTTTTAACAGACATAGTGCATGCATTCTGGGGTATTTTCAGCTAAATGTTTTTTGGTCTACTTCACATTTAGAGGAGTGTATGTGAACCTGACTGATATTAAACTACTGTCCATATTTATCTTCGACTCCCCAGACTTAGTCTTtctgttattattttgtgtctttctcatCACTGCTTGATAAAACcataagattgtttttttgtcaaaaagcCCAAATTATGAAGAATCAACTCCTCAAGCAGGTAGTAGCTAATTCTTCTCCTTTAGAATCGCTTTAGACAATCAATACAGTTAATTATTAACGGCATAATAACGACACAACCCATCTTGGGACATGGAGGGcaaatattttagtatttatccATACTGGGAGTACTCAGGGTGATGTGTCACTGAATGAACTGTATTTGCCTGGGTGTGGTAAATCAATCAAATAAGAGGCTATTAAGAACTTCATGGACCGACCTCTTGCAGGCAACAGGGACACCAGCAGGAAACGCAGCGGAAAGGCCGTATGAGACGGATAACCTCCCTGTCCATGTTGTCCTTGATCTTCATGTCAAAGCTGCGCAGAGAGCCGCAGCAGTTCCTGGTGCAGCAGTCATTCTTCTCTTTGGCCTTGTAGATCTTTTGGCCCAGACTGTTCTTGATCTCATACTGGTTATTAGTCTCAAAACCAATGAATGCTGGGTGGGGTTGCAAGGAAGAGAAATGATGATTTATAATTCCAGATAAGGAAAGAATTTCGCGGATAGGtatgtttgtgtcattatgACTCAAATATTAGTGTGAGTTTCCAAGCTcgccagagctgctgctggttatCTACTGTTTACAAAGTGACAAGACTGGATGAACAAGAAACATTCTTTACCTTCCAGGAGTTCAACTTTTTGATGGATCAGGATCTGGTCAATCTAAAACCACACCAGAGAAAGCAATGTGAGAAAGGCGCACAGAAGGGGACAAATAGAACAAAATTCAAGAAGAAATCAAGTTATAACTGTAAAACATAACCGTTCTAAAATCTTAGAAGATACCACAAATGAAAAAGTGGCAAGTacatttcaaatatttacaatgCAAAACAGTTACCCTCATTCATTTACATAAAACCACCAAGCTCAGCAGTACAAACAGATGAACTGTTCTCTGTTTTATATGGTACATGAGGAATTACTGGCTGGTGGGCCAAAGAATTCAAGCTAAAGTACTTCATTTATTGTAAGTTGGGCCTTTAATATTTGTCCAAAGACAACCTACAGAGTTGCTGGTTTTGGAGAGAACAACACTGTAAGTTCAAAGGACAAACAGGACTGAGGTAATACAATGATTTAACAGGAAAATATGTGAATTTAAAAGTGCAGGAAGATGGGCGCCCAGATGCCAGTAAATGACCATGGGTTTGAATCTAGCCCATGGTCATTTACTGCCATTTTCACCCACTCTTCTACCCAGATTTCCTGTCTCTTCCCACTGTCCTATATAATAAaggcaacttaaaaaaaaacacagcaagatCAACTGACTTGAGTATTCACAAACTGATGCCAGACTACTACATTCACTCTGTCTTAAATTTGATGTCCACTCTAAAAATGCACAGCAAACCAAGACAGACAAGTACACAACAGGTGAATCAGTAACAGGAGAAAATTATAGCACTTTCATTCACTTTTATTGTGCGTGTTTGTCTACTTCCACGTGACATTTTATTGCACTAAAAGCCATGCGACAGATGCACAGTAAGGAACTTAATGagtgaaaaagcaaatcatgaACTTTACTGTTCCTCCTTTTTAGGGTGTTACACAATACAAGACTGAACCAAGACGTCAGCAAGTCACTGTCATTCATGTGTCAGGAGGTCAAATAATCAGTCATAGATTCTTGTAATAAAGGAATAAAGGCATGcgtaatttcattttttcattccaCAATAAAATCTCTTGAACTGGTGGAGTAgcattttaaaacactgaacTGCGCTGACTAACTTCTCCCTCGCACTAAGGAATTTCAAGATACAAAATTATGCTTTTGCAGATTGGTTATTCTTCTTTTGCAGTCTTTCCATGGTTCATTGGCCTACCTGTGTGAGGTACTCGAGCCCCGGTGGGACCCCAGTAGGAACTGCAGGTGAACCCCCGACTGGGGCCGGGGAGATTCCTCCTGGTGGGCCGCCATACTCCTGCCCCTGAACTGGACCAGGACCCACTGATCCCGGCTGATACATGACAGGAGGCTGACCTGCATTGTAGCCCATGTTGAAGCCTGGTGGTGGAGCCTGATTAGGATCTCCGTAGCCTCCTTGGGGGACTGGATAAGGGGCTACAGAATGGCCGCCAGGCTGAGGCATGGCGTAGGGTCCCTGGTTGGGAGAGCCTGGGTAACCTGGGAAAAAGACAATGATTTTATTCacctttttcacattttatttaatgtgtataaaaatctttttttatataatagATTCGAATCTGTTATTATATATACAAGGTTTCTTCACGGTATCAATTCAGGTGACATTCAAACTGGaaacaatataaaacaaacaagaaaaggctaaccaaaaaaaacaaatgtagaataaaCACTAGTgtaaccatccatccaaccattatctacactgcttaatcctcatcagggccATGacaggctggagtctatcccagctgacttaggggaCACACAGGGCTACAAATAatcacaaacaatcacacttgcattcacacctacagacaatttagaattatcagttaaccacagcatgtttttggactgtcggaggaagccagagaacctggagaaaacccacacatgcatagtaagaacatgcaaactccatgaaaGATCTCAAGAAAGTCGGGATGTAAACCGctgatcttctagctgcaaggcaatggtgctaaccaccaagccactacGCAACCCACTAATGTGACCTatgaaatattaataaaaataagcacaaattttaaaaaaacacacgatataaaccataaaaacataaaGCTGCTTCTTCTTGTCTCTAGGTTTTAAGTTCTTACCTTTCAACAAAGTAACAGTACGATAATTCAGAAACGCCTATCTACGTGATTAACAGTTGGAGTCATGAGCTCTGTGTCTGGCTGGTAGCAGGTGGTCTGCATTCACAACAGTGTGAGAATGCATGTATGTTAACTGTGGATGATCCTGCTTTTCCCTGCTGGGAGGGCAAAACCAATAAGCTACTTATTAGCTGAGCCACAGTACAAATAGAGAGCATTTGCAGGATAGCTCgtaaaaagaaaatactggaaaaactGGACTATACAACGGAGTAACACAAATCGCGTTTTCACGGGGAATACATTCTaatagtgtgtttttaaaacataCTTGATAACAGTTGTTATTCAGGAAGGAACTGAACAGCTGCAGACGATTTTCTGGCCAAAAGAAACTACATTCATCTGGAAGGTTTACCAGTTGGCAGGTCAGAGTGGAGATACTGCTTAAAATTCAGTCTTGGTGGGAACCTGGATGCTGTATGTTGCTCATAGGAAGGAAGTCTTAATGTCGTGATCACAACATGTAATCTTTATGTTTAGCAAATTAAAGACAGATTCCCTTCCAGTGGCTGCACATTTCTGATAATGACAGAAATATCTACTAATCATTCACAAAGAGAAAGGATGTCTTCTCCCGAGTCAAAGTTCTCTAGCAGATTGCAACAGGTTGTCATCAAGGATTTCCTTAAACTTTACTGCATTCATTTCAAGCTCTGCCTTAATAAGCCTTCCAAGATTTGCTGCCGAGAAGCAATCCAATACCACCACGTTTCCAAGtggagatggtgtgtttgtgacgACGTGCAGAGTTTGGTGTCTGCTACATGCAATGTCTAGTCTGATGGCCAATTTGGTGAACTCTAGTCAAGAGTTTTTCAGTGATGGTTTCCTCTTTGCCACTCTCCTAAAAAGCTTTAACTTGTAAAGAACCCAGGTACCATATAGTGTATGCAGAATTTCTATAGTCTCTGAAACTCCTCCAGAGTAGTGGTCTTGGCGGTCTTCCTCACTAGTTTCTTTCTTGCATTGCTGTTCAGTTGTTGAGGATGGCATGCTCTAGGGAGATCAATGCATAAGCCATATTTCCTCCATTTCTCAACTGATGTATTAACATCATTCAAAGGCATATTCAGTACCTTGGAAAATGTTCCATCTTCCATCTATGTGGAATATTTACATAGGGGTACGGAGgtccatttccagcagccatcactcctgtgttctaatgataCACTGTGCTCactaaataatgataataataataatggattagatttatattacGCTTTTCAGggcactcaaagcacttcacaatggatccattattcattcactcacacattctcactctggtggtggtaaactacatttgtagccacagctgccctggggcagactgacggaagcgtggctgtcAATCCGCGCCTACAGCCCCTCCGACCAcaaccaacattcacacgcattcatacaccagtgtgagagcagctcTGGAGGCAGAGAGGAAGGCGGATAAAGTGTCTCgtccaaggacacaacagcacatgactaggcgagagcgggaatcgaaccgtcaaccctttgatcattggacgacctgcTCTACCACAGCCGCCCCTGCAACACTAATAGTGTTGCATTTCACATCTATTTATGTTGTAGGCTGTATATATTagtcagggctccagactgcgactaaatggttgcattttgcgaccaaaatttgagcgagtgcgagtaaatttttcatctactcgcgcatGGGTGACCAATAAAtttgctgatgtttttttcattattgaatattttttgttgcttacaaacttctgctccacacttcagcccagtagacagtaatgcGCAAATGGGCTGGTTTaaccgacattaactccaaaagaagaaaggaaactaacaccaaagaagaagaaagcgggccaatgtgtgtgagagcgggggGCGAATGATGCTCAAGCTcttgatgtttcacaaagcctttatttacgttcagccttgttttgaacacaaattcatctttctgtccttccctcctttcttgtctccatttcagcggttcagctcgatcgagcgctcgatttggacggtcgccatttgcgactacaaatgtcgcaaatggcgacctggcgaccgtccaAATTTgtggtcgccaggtcgccatttgcgactaaaaacatTGCAAATGGCGACCCGGCGACCGTCCAAATCTGTGGtcgatcgagctgaaccgcgtatcatgttttcttcatggaggctgCCACTTTGTAcgatgtcatcaacctcctatcattcccggcgctcgcggcgacctggcaaccgtctaaatcgagcgctggtTTTAGGTGTCTCAAGTACACAAGAAGGGATATCAACATCTAGTCCTACACAACAAATCTGTAGCTTCAAAGAAAACGAGCCACCTGAAGACAGTACTTGATCTATCCAAATTATTCAGGTAAATAAAGAACAATCTCTAAGTATCAACCTTAAATTTCTACTAATTGCCTTTAAAGCGCATAATAGTTTGGCTCTTGAGTACATTCAGGGTTTTTCTGGGTCAGAATGGGACTATAAGGGGTGGACATCCATGATGGTAAGCTGGCTAGTCTCTGGACAGTCATTCTTCTATGCCGGAAAAACCCTGACACACCAACAAGAAACCGGTTAGGCCAAAATATGATGTTTTCCAACTGtatttaaacaatatttaaatgtgatgagggtgttttgtttattttggcaTCTTTCTGATCCTCTGAAGGCTGCCGTGACCGTTTCCATGTTAAGGaagcaaactgaaaacaattcTGTTTGTTGGCTCCATTAATGTGTGGTGTAAATATGGGCTTCTTTTGTGGGGGTAGGTATGCTTTCATCTTCTGCACACATCACTTAATTGTAGTTTATTGTAAAGCACATTGAGTGTAAATTCTCTGGCCTTTTCTATAACAGAAACATAAAGTCCATAACTGTTATGTCATTGTGGTTGGGTTAGGAGAGTTTAGTATACCACACACGGGTGGCTCATGACTGACGAAACTGGTTTTTGTTGGGTTCACAGGAAAGTTCAGCAGTGACCTCATCACATCAGTCCAACTGTTCTAAAGGTCATTGAGCTACTCCATTGTACAATTTATGGTTGGTTCAGGTCTTGACTGTTCTGATATACAGGTTCAAAGGCAATTTATGTAATATAGTCTCATTAGAAAGCAAATAGTCCCTGATACTATGTTCCTTTTTAAGCAAGAGGCTGtagtgaaaaaaggaagtcagGAAGGCTTTCTGTTGCTCCACCTCTTTCTAAATTCCTTTCTCTGCTTTGCAGGAAACACGACCCAAAAACTGGAATCCGTTTGCAAAGAGGCTGTAGGCACAAAACAGACAAGCCCACACAACAGGACCTTTCACTTCCTTAATTTGATCTTCTCCATTCAGAAATGTTTTCAAGCAAGCATTCAAGGAATTTCTTTTACATTTCACCACCTTGGCCAGTGGAGGATTCTGAAGGCAGGACAAGGTACTCATTCACTATGCCGATGTGCAGTGGGAAGTTTGTGATAGGAAACGGACATGGAAACTTTGAGAAAGCAGAGCCGAATCATTTCACAACAcccacaaaacatgacaaaatggaaGAAACCGATAGGGAATAAAGAGTGAAAGCAAATAATGTTCTGTGTATATGTTAAAAGTCGAGAGTTATTTTCCATTTCCCTCTGTGCTGTTGCTTTAAATTACTTACCAGGAGCAGACATGGCAATGAACTCTAGAAACTTGGCTTGGAACGATGAGAAATAAGGGAAATAAGGTCACACTTCCCGCTGCAGATCCAGGGTATCCAGGAACAACGGAAGGCATGGAAGGGAGGATTGTATACGAACCACAACCAGGGACCAGACGGGACACAGGAATAGAAaaggagaataaaaaaaacaaatgaatgtttATCCTAAATCTGCCAAGTTAAACAGCTATAAAATAATGTGATTTGTCGTCCATCACACTACAACAACAGCCTAATGAGTTTACAGCCATGGTAGGACAGTAAATTGAGTCCAGGTTGTGCTTGTGCCAAGAAAATCAAACGATGCAGTAAAAACTTGTGGGTATCAGAAGTTCTGGACACAGCCTGTCTTGAGCCAAGATGCCTGGGATCATGTGGGTGAGGCATGTTGGAGCAGAGGAGGGCGGGACAGTCATTTTCCACTCACTTATCTTTTGCTGCTCGAGATTTTAACGTGGATTCCCTCCACCAAAGACCTCTACGTGAAGCTGAATTTACAGTTTAGTCAAGACTGAAGCAGATCCCTTACATAAGGTGGTGCATCttagaaaaacagcaaagcCCTCTCCTCTGGATGCTTCACGAACAACAAAAGCTTCCCTAATTTAATAACTACTAAAATGGAAATCTTACCTCTCCTGTGGCTGCTTTCGCTTTCGTTCCAGTTAGATGAGTGccagtgaaaacaaaacaaatcaaaaggACAAAAGTGAACACGCAGAGCTCAGGAGCCGCTTTTTTGGCGTCTTCTTGGCAACCTGTTCAGTCGACACTGCTCTGTTGCTGTTACTCCTCCCTCCGATCACTGTTTTTCACATTCTCCTCCCATGTTGTTCACTGACGACCTTAATTAGTCCTCCCGTGGAACACAGAGACGGCTCCAAACACAAGGTTTATCAGCCTGACGCTGTTTTAATGAGGACACATTCCAACAGTTCCACCAAGACTGTCACAGTCGTGCAAAAGAGTGATTACACGATGGAAACAGCAATATTCTCATTATCAGTGTGTGCAGCTGCAGGAGGAAGGGGTTGGACTCCATAAATGTAGTACCAGAAAAACACCACCAGAGGATGCTAATACCTCAcagacataacattatgaccacctgcctgatattgtgttggtctcctttatgctgctgaagctcctctgacccagtggggaaTAGACagaggacctctggggatgtcctgtggcagtGAATTCTTTGGGTCCTGCTGGTTGCAGGATGGGACCTACCTACACCAGGCTTATCCTGTTACATCTCACAGATGCTCCGAAAGATTTGGACCTGGAAAGTGAGGaacctgagcagtttttgcaatgTGTCGAGGTTCATTGCCCAGCTGAGggtggaaactggcatcaaggactgatGTTGCCATGGGCGGTGAGGGGTTggttgacctgcaatgtttaggtgggtggtacatgtcaaacatccacattaaTGTCATGACttaaggtttcccagcagaacgttgcattataacaagatgatcgatgtttttcacttcaccagtcagtggtcagaatgttgtggctgattggtgcaTGTATATACAGGGTaggccataagtttccatacataggaaaatgtataatgtatatatttttatttcaaataccCTAGAAGATGCATTTGATGCTATCTTTGGGGGCATTTGAAGGCcatggtgtttcaggtgaagaTATAAGATGTGTTTTTGAAACTATGGTAACcatatagagcacattatataaataaaaacggtTGTTCAACataaaatgcttatttttcctatgtatggaaacttatggcccaccTTGTatgtaccgggctttgcaaaagttctgttacacggtttcatgatctttagagacgtttacatgtcggagtgaaaaattccattaaataaactgaaagttctaccttataggcaggtgtccttaatacaattttttctccggtgaagttgtatcaagatggaagtcaaaagagttgagatatctgctctccttcatgctggccacaacaagtctgacagagccaagtagctgaacatcagccggatgaccgtccacagagtcacggagaggctcaagaatggtgaagacctgaaagatcttcaccattctttagcctctccgcaactctgtggacggtcatccggctgatgttcagcacgaaggagagcagatatctcaactcttttgacttccatcttgatacaacttcaccggagaaaaaaattgtattaaggacacctgcctataaggtagaactttcagtttatttaatggaatttttcactccgacatgtaaacgtctctaaagatcagaacagaacttttgcaaagcccggtatatatatatatatatatatatatatatatagatatagatatagatatagatatatacataCAAAACTGCATTAAATACAGAAAGAACACATGTTAACATTGAATGACAGTGTTATCAGCAAAAACTATTAGGAACTTCAGGCTACAACTACTCATTATATTGCTCACTACACTGTACGTCCATAGTACTAGCTACAGATTTTAACTAGATTTTAGATGTTGTGAAGTTTTAAtctgcaaatatatatatttatgtgtgtatatacatacatgtatatattgtgttctACAAACACACTACTATTTAAAAGTAcaggtcacttaaaaatgtccttatttttgaaagaaaggcagttttttcaatgaagataacattaaatgaatcagaaatacagtctacacattgttaatgtactaaatgactattctggcaggaaacggctgatttttaatggaatatctccataggggtacagaggaacatttccagcaaccatcactcctgtgctctaatgctacattgtgttagctaatggttttATCTAACACAAAAAATTAAGACCTAGGTCAAGGATTTCTGTGTAATCATTGATGGGGTTCTAAATTCCAATTGCCACGTCAGGTCTTTATGTAAATCCTTATGCTCGTATAAGGATCATAAAACCGTTGCCAAATTAGGAAACTTTGCGACCAAGCAAGATCCATAAAATCTCATTTGATCACTTGTAGAGTCTAATGCACTCCTCACTGACCtctctaataataataataataataattaggcATTCAAAATACTGCCCTTAGAATACTgacaaacagaagagacaacACATTATTGCAACTGTTAGATCCCTACACTAGCTTCCAGTTAAATATAGAATTTAATTTAAGGCTGTATATTATTGTCTATAGGTTTCTCACCTGTCTGTGCCCAAAATATAATGAAGATTATGTAGATATGAGTACAGACCTGGTAAGTCTGTCAGCTCTGCAAGGATAGGTAAGTTAGTTGTGTCCAGAGTTCAGAACAAACACGGTGAAATGACTTTAGTCATTCTGCTGAAACCAGCACCCCTTGGAATTTGGACCTGTaggcatttttaaaagcaagcAGAAAGCAGTTGTTTTCCCACTGTTTTTATTACtaaatgaatttatctgcaCTTTCATTTCATTCGATTTCATCATGCTTTatcttttacatatttttcctaTCTTCAGcctttttctgctttaactATTCTTCAACGTTTGTATGCACTGCATTTAttgtttatgatttattttattcatttcattttgttctgCTTTGGATAAACTGACATGAGTTTCAATCtaacaaatgtcttgtttctgtattttttccccgttaATCTTTTCTGAAGACTTTGTGACAGGGATGGACTGAGTCTATATTTGGCACCTGCTGGGATGCCTGATACTTATAGGACACAAGACCGGGGCGGGGTGTGGGGGAAATtatttagagagagagagagagagagagagagagagagagagagagagagacagacggtACACATGAAACTGATCTGTATGAACGTTCACACAGACAGAGTGATGAAGCTGTGACGCCCTCAGATTTGTCACACAGATAACTGCCAGTACTACTACACTCTTATGGGACTTTCAAAGATGCCTTATAATATTAATACTATATTCAATAATATATTAATAATgatatattaaataaataatcatttcTAGACTCTAAGTGTAACTGAAATTTACAAcccaattttaaaaagtttcacCTTTgttaacaaaaatgaaaaaacaaaatatatattgcatattattgTGGTATAATTGTTCCATATAATGCACTTCTGATATATATATCTAATCCTAATTTGAAATatatcctaatgaggattaagcgttttaaagataatgaatggatggagaCAAAGGGGACAGTTTTATGAATTGCAATAG is a window from the Acanthochromis polyacanthus isolate Apoly-LR-REF ecotype Palm Island chromosome 23, KAUST_Apoly_ChrSc, whole genome shotgun sequence genome containing:
- the LOC110962697 gene encoding phospholipid scramblase 2-like, whose product is MSAPGYPGSPNQGPYAMPQPGGHSVAPYPVPQGGYGDPNQAPPPGFNMGYNAGQPPVMYQPGSVGPGPVQGQEYGGPPGGISPAPVGGSPAVPTGVPPGLEYLTQIDQILIHQKVELLEAFIGFETNNQYEIKNSLGQKIYKAKEKNDCCTRNCCGSLRSFDMKIKDNMDREVIRLIRPFRCVSCWCPCCLQEMEVQAPPGTTVGYVKQDWHPFLPRFSIQGPNKETLMKLEGPCFACNCCGDVNFELKGKDGDHVIGRISKQWSGLLKEVFTDTDNFGIQFPLDLDVKMKAVLMGACFLIDFMFFEKVGEANQRSSVFS